A section of the Entelurus aequoreus isolate RoL-2023_Sb linkage group LG21, RoL_Eaeq_v1.1, whole genome shotgun sequence genome encodes:
- the si:ch73-256g18.2 gene encoding small integral membrane protein 36 has translation MGFMEFYLEIDPVTLNLIILVASYVILLLVFLISCILYDCRGKDPTKEYAPDNAPPPPSQSPIRLVVMQNSPASARYEPNHAAPHAELQTPDLSRDRGEREKRSTLV, from the coding sequence ATGGGTTTCATGGAATTCTACCTGGAGATTGACCCGGTCACCCTCAACCTCATCATCCTGGTGGCCAGCTATGTCATTTTACTGCTGGTCTTCCTTATCTCCTGCATCCTGTACGACTGCCGGGGCAAAGACCCCACCAAGGAGTACGCCCCCGACAACGCGCCGCCACCGCCCAGCCAATCGCCCATCCGCCTGGTGGTCATGCAGAACTCGCCCGCCTCCGCTCGGTACGAGCCCAACCACGCGGCGCCCCACGCCGAGTTGCAGACGCCCGACCTGAGCCGTGACCGGGGCGAGCGCGAGAAGAGGAGCACGCTGGTGTGA